A section of the Paramisgurnus dabryanus chromosome 4, PD_genome_1.1, whole genome shotgun sequence genome encodes:
- the mettl21ca gene encoding uncharacterized protein mettl21ca, whose amino-acid sequence MSTIRKEMYYFAGHEIKISESLDSFGSIIWPAALALCRYLESNQKTVNLQDKAVLEIGAGTGLVSIVASLLGAWVTATDLPEVLANLRCNLSRNTTGHCRYTPQAAELVWGHDLERTFPHSVYRYDYVLAADVVYLHEFLEELLLTMKHFCKPGTTLIWANKTHFQSDLVFTENFKKAFNTKLLEDNGEIKIYSATIKEENVERMEKQTDEMINITESNHSGEIKIESKTDGVEIQKLLIDQTTVKEMQEVERNDEVEKTDERHQEENLNLKNVKSITDNDDDDEETKRNSESDSKENDKQQTHLRSWEPTIYFIPGKEIYYFLGQKIKILESLDSYGAMIWPAAVTLCRFLETAEGQQQINLCDKSVLELGAGTGLLSVVVTLLGAKLTATDLPEILSNLTTNLNWNTRGRRRHEPLVTELFWGHKLEENFPRSTHLYDYVLATDVVYHHDYLTELLITMRHFCQPGTTLVLANKIRCAADLGFLDNFQKCFDSKLLVELDDVRIYVATSRETEDYQEEKNMESRIRQ is encoded by the exons ATGTCCACCATTAGAAAGGAGATGTATTATTTTGCCGGTCATGAGATCAAGATCTCGGAATCTCTGGATTCGTTCGGATCCATCATCTGGCCGGCA GCTCTTGCTCTGTGTCGATATCTTGAGTCGAATCAAAAGACGGTGAATCTTCAAGATAAGGCGGTGCTGGAGATCGGTGCTGGAACTGGTCTTGTGTCTATTGTGGCCAGTTTATTGG GTGCATGGGTGACAGCGACCGACCTACCCGAGGTCCTCGCCAACCTGAGATGTAATTTATCTAGAAACACAACAGGCCATTGCAGATACACCCCACAAGCAGCTGAACTCGTCTGGGGTCATGACCTCGAGCGAACCTTTCCTCATTCAGTCTACAGATATGATTATGTCCTGGCAGCTGATGTGGTTTATCTTCATGAGTTCCTAGAAGAATTACTGCTCACAATGAAACATTTCTGCAAGCCAGGCACGACCCTCATCTGGGCCAATAAGACTCACTTTCAATCTGACCTGGTGTTCACTGAGAACTTCAAGAAAGCCTTCAACACCAAACTGCTGGAAGATAACGGAGAGATAAAGATTTATTCTGCCACCATTAAAGAAGAAAATGTAGAAAGGATGGAAAAGCAGACTGATGAGATGATCAACATTACAGAGTCCAATCATTCAGGAGAAATCAAAATAGAATCAAAGACTGATGGTGTGGAAATACAGAAATTACTGATAGATCAGACGACTGTAAAAGAAATGCAGGAGGTGGAAAGAAATGATGAAGTTGAGAAGACTGATGAGAGACATCAAGAGGAAAACCTAAACCTGAAGAATGTGAAGAGCATCAcagataatgatgatgatgatgaagaaacAAAGAGAAACTCTGAATCAGATTCAAAAG AGAATGACAAACAGCAGACTCATCTGAGATCATGGGAACCTACCATTTACTTTATACCAGGAAAAGAAATCTATTATTTCTTAGGTCAGAAGATCAAAATCCTGGAGTCCCTTGATTCTTACGGTGCTATGATCTGGCCAGCG GCGGTCACACTCTGTAGATTCTTGGAAACAGCTGAGGGTCAACAACAAATCAATTTATGTGACAAATCTGTTCTTGAACTGGGAGCTGGAACCGGTCTTCTTTCAGTCGTAGTCACGCTGTTGG GTGCCAAACTTACAGCCACAGATTTACCGGAGATTCTCAGTAATCTGACAACCAACCTGAACTGGAACACCCGAGGCCGTCGGAGACACGAGCCCCTGGTAACTGAACTCTTTTGGGGTCACAAGTTAGAGGAGAACTTTCCCAGATCCACACATCTTTATGATTACGTGTTAGCCACCGATGTGGTTTATCATCACGACTACCTGACTGAACTTCTCATAACCATGCGTCACTTCTGTCAGCCGGGAACCACGCTGGTCTTGGCAAATAAGATTCGATGCGCCGCCGATCTGGGCTTCCTAGACAACtttcagaaatgttttgatAGTAAACTGCTGGTAGAGTTGGACGATGTGAGGATTTATGTGGCCACCAGCAGAGAAACTGAAGATTACCAAGAGGAGAAGAACATGGAGTCGAGGATTCGACAATGA
- the mettl21e gene encoding methyltransferase like 21e, with translation MRGSPTHSLQLHLIRNYQTQHKRTDMDQSGTGDKEVSADVELATDIMKRHYRPSLIKTQAWEGYTFADMEIKIIESTDCYGAVLWPSAMVLCHFLDTHRDEYNLMDKNIIELGAGTGLVTIVTSLLGAKVTSTDLPDVLGNLRHNVKRNTGGRCRHEPHVMELSWGQQLEERFPSSSCKYDYIMAADVVYSHPYLDELMETFIHLCSDNTVILWAMRFRLDPENGFVDRFEKHFHLQELYDLPSLKIKLYRAQKRHGDAA, from the exons ATGAGAGGGAGCCCAACACACTCACTTCAACTTCATCTTATAAGGAATTATCAAACACAACACAAGAGGACAGACATGGATCAGAGTGGAACCGGTGACAAGG AAGTATCGGCAGATGTCGAGCTGGCCACAGACATCATGAAGAGACATTACCGTCCATCGCTGATCAAAACACAAGCGTGGGAAGGTTATACCTTTGCAGACATGGAGATTAAAATCATTGAATCCACAGACTGCTATGGTGCTGTGCTGTGGCCTTCT GCCATGGTGTTGTGCCATTTCTTAGACACTCACCGTGATGAATATAACCTGATGGATAAGAACATCATTGAACTGGGAGCAGGGACAGGACTCGTTACTATAGTAACCAGTCTTCTAG GTGCAAAGGTGACATCCACTGACCTGCCGGATGTTCTGGGTAACCTGAGGCACAATGTTAAACGTAACACCGGAGGACGCTGTCGCCACGAGCCGCACGTGATGGAGCTCAGCTGGGGTCAGCAGCTGGAAGAACGTTTCCCTTCATCGTCCTGTAAATATGATTACATCATGGCTGCAGATGTGGTTTACTCCCATCCGTACCTGGATGAGCTGATGGAGACCTTCATACATCTATGTTCGGATAATACCGTCATCTTATGGGCCATGAGGTTTCGTCTGGATCCGGAGAACGGCTTTGTGGACAGATTTGAGAAACACTTTCACCTGCAGGAGCTCTATGATCTTCCCAGTCTTAAGATCAAGTTGTACAGAGCACAGAAAAGACACGGAGACGCCGCGTAG
- the ercc5 gene encoding DNA excision repair protein ERCC-5, with the protein MGVHGLWKLLESTGKPINPETLEGKILAVDISIWLNQAVKGVRDRDGNSVQNAHLLTLFHRLCKLLFFRIKPIFVYDGDAPLLKKQTLALRRQRREEMTRESKQTNEKLLRTFLKRQAIKAALGDPSQESIPSLSSVRRDETDDMYVLPALPVDEEKDRSSSEEEIEREEDESVQTNSRFQDIYENPDAVDINSEEFSLMPPEIKHEVLKEMKEFNKRRRTLYHKPPERSSDFSQYQLAGLLQRNNLNQRLENVQQEMSHRSSGGVEQQYSDGKQRNVEVRRVVSEDSSHYILIKGSQKAASTVDNRSTPALWSGSPWERKERPKGKPEPLWRPIIDDDNKPSSSSSIPEQMCTEGQQQSEGAPPSPRTLQAIQSAMMDSSSSSDDDGDGGGDEAVVTRAQDGCRTTGSERSDRSMSPRTLHAIQSAMMDDTELNRKRIIVSSSEDEDKPTAPDDGELTGDGGVSPRTLLAIQDALGDGGNFNKAETVDQMDLKSSSEEETTDAFQTNDLRKDVSVVSSQTASSTPHILISQSQPKNPEDAPKLGDVSEDEEKQRSVNIDGDQRDEDNRRTVVKTEDEDESRSSEESFIDVSDAERPSDTEEPDTKAEEESTNQMASDDVDVKETEDHSAGSSSQINPSETELTPAAGEWDQIDVEELEQLERNLQEEQINLKLQRQQQERTSTTVTGQMCQESQELLRLFGVPFIIAPMEAEAQCAALDRLDQTHGTITDDSDIWLFGGRQVFKNFFNQNKYVEHYQSTDMQSQLGLDRTKLINLAYLLGSDYTEGISGVGYVTGMEILNEFPGTGLQPLHEFSKWWSEAQEKKKLTANPKDTKVKKKLRDLNLHPGFPNPAVAQAYLQPTVDQSEASFSWGRPQLELLKEYPYNRFGWNNRKTEEILQPMFKQFNTQQTQLRIDSFFRLEQQERQSIRSQRLRRAVTCLKRKEREDEDDDEDDATSPSKADQEVRLAGGFIGSPEDVQEEEEEMMLSRNTAGVTHDRKRVSRGAESSSSSSEEEAEHGRGVAMVTARSVFDGKTRGRGRRTAGRGRGRNK; encoded by the exons ATGGGAGTTCATGGACTGTGGAAGCTCTTGGAGAGCACTGGAAAACCCATTAACCCTGAAACTCTGGAGGGGAAGATTTTAGCTGTCG ATATCAGTATCTGGTTGAATCAGGCAGTCAAAGGTGTCCGGGATCGAGATGGAAATAGTGTTCAGAACGCTCATCTCCTCACTCTCTTCCATCGTCTCTGTAAGCTGCTGTTCTTCCGGATCAAACCCATCTTTGTGTACGATGGAGATGCGCCGCTGCTCAAGAAACAGACACTG GCGCTGAGGAGACAGAGGAGAGAGGAAATGACACGTGAGTCCAAACAGACCAATGAGAAACTCCTCAGGACGTTTCTGAAGAGACAGGCCATCAAAGCTGCTTTAGGAGATCCAAG TCAGGAGTCGATTCCCAGCTTGTCGTCTGTGAGACGAGATGAGACAGATGACATGTATGTCCTGCCTGCACTTCCTGTTGATGAAGAGAAAGACAGAAGCAG TTCAGAGGAGGAGATTGAAAGAGAAGAAGATGAGTCTGTGCAGACCAACAGCAGATTTCAG GACATCTATGAAAACCCAGATGCCGTCGACATCAATTCAGAAGAGTTTTCACTCATGCCTCCAGAGATCAAACATGAAGTCCTGAAGGAAATGAAGGAGTTTAACAAGAGACGACGCACGCTGTACCACAAACCTCCAGAG CGCTCGAGTGACTTCTCTCAATATCAGCTAGCTGGTCTTCTTCAGAGGAACAATCTCAACCAGCGACTGGAGAACGTGCAACAGGAAATGAGTCATCGGAGTTCTGGTGGGGTGGAACAGCAGTACAGCGATGGAAAACAGCGGAACGTGGAGGTCCGGCGTGTCGTATCAGAGGACTCTTCTCATTATATCCTCATTAAAG GGTCTCAGAAGGCCGCTAGCACCGTGGACAACCGATCGACTCCTGCGCTGTGGTCTGGCTCTCCGTGGGAGAGGAAAGAGAGACCGAAAGGCAAACCTGAGCCACTGTGGAGACCCATCATTGATGATGACAACAAGCCTTCATCTTCTTCCTCAATACCAGAACAGATGTGTACTGAAGGACAGCAGCAGTCAGAAGGAGCTCCACCGTCTCCACGGACCCTACAGGCCATTCAGAGCGCCATGATGgactcctcctcctcctccgatgatgatggtgatggtgGTGGGGATGAAGCAGTCGTCACGAGAGCTCAAGATGGATGCAGAACGACAGGCTCTGAGCGCAGCGACAGAAGTATGTCACCTCGAACTTTACACGCCATCCAGAGCGCCATGATGGACGACACAGAACTCAACAGAAAGCGCATCATCGTGAGCAGCTCGGAGGACGAGGACAAACCCACAGCTCCTGATGATGGAGAGCTCACTGGAGATGGAGGTGTTTCACCCAGGACTTTGCTGGCCATACAGGATGCTTTAGGAGATGGGGGAAATTTCAATAAAGCTGAAACTGTGGACCAGATGGACCTGAAGAGCAGCTCTGAAGAAGAAACAACAGATGCATTTCAAACTAATGACCTCAGGAAAGATGTCTCCGTTGTTTCCTCACAGACAGCATCGAGCACACCTCACATTCTCATCTCACAATCTCAGCCTAAAAATCCTGAAGATGCTCCAAAGCTAGGAGATGTTTCAGAGGATGAAGAAAAACAGAGATCAGTGAATATTGATGGAGATCAGAGAGATGAGGACAACAGAAGGACTGTTGTGAAAACAGAAGATGAAGATGAAAGCAGGAGCTCAGAAG AGAGTTTTATTGATGTGTCCGATGCAGAGAGGCCGTCTGATACAGAGGAACCTGACACTAAAGCAGAAGAggaatcaaccaatcagatggCATCAGATGATGTGGATGTGAAAGAGACAGAAGATCACAGTGCTGGAAGTAGCAGTCAGATAAACCCGTCAGAAACTGAGCTAACACCTGCTGCTGGAGAATGGGATCAGATTGATGTG GAGGAGCTCGAGCAGTTAGAGAGAAATCTACAGGAGGAACAGATCAACCTGAAACTACAACGACAGCAACAAGAGAGAACCAGCACAACAGTGACAGGACAAATGTGTCAGGAGAGTCag GAGCTGTTGCGTTTGTTCGGTGTGCCGTTTATAATCGCACCGATGGAGGCTGAAGCTCAATGTGCTGCGCTAGATCGTCTGGACCAGACACATGGCACCATCACGGACGACAGTGACATCTGGCTCTTCGGTGGACGTCAAGTCTTCAAGAATTTCTTCAACCAGAACAAATATGTGGAGCATTACCAGTCCACAGACATGCAGAGTCAACTGG GCCTGGATCGGACCAAGCTGATCAATCTGGCCTATCTGCTGGGCAGCGACTACACCGAAGGTATTTCAGGTGTGGGTTACGTCACAGGAATGGAGATACTCAATGAGTTTCCTGGTACTGGATTACAGCCGCTCCATGAATTCAG TAAGTGGTGGTCTGAAGCTCAGGAGAAGAAGAAGCTCACTGCTAATCCCAAAGACACAAAGGTAAAGAAGAAGCTCAGAGATCTTAATCTTCATCCTGGTTTTCCAAACCCTGCCGTGGCTCAGGCGTACCTCCAGCCCACAGTGGACCAATCAGAGGCTTCGTTCAGCTGGGGCCGCCCACAACTGGAGCTCCTTAAAGAATATCCTTAT AACCGCTTTGGTTGGAACAACAGAAAAACTGAAGAGATTTTACAGCCGATGTTTAAACAGTTTAACACTCAACAG ACGCAGCTGCGCATCGATTCGTTCTTCCGCTTGGAGCAGCAGGAGAGACAGTCCATACGTAGTCAGCGTCTGCGCAGAGCCGTCACCTGCctcaaaagaaaagaaagagaggatgaagatgatgatgaagatgatgctACCTCTCCATCTAAAGCAGATCAGGAGGTCAGGTTAGCTGGAGGATTCATAGGATCACCTGAAGATGtgcaggaggaggaggaggagatgATGCTGAGCAGAAACACTGCTGGAGTAACTCACGACAGGAAACGGGTATCAAGAGGGGCGGAGTCAAGCAGCTCCAGCTCAGAGGAGGAGGCGGAGCATGGGCGGGGTGTTGCTATGGTAACCGCACGCTCCGTGTTCGACGGGAAGACGAGAGGAAGAGGAAGACGCACTGCAGGGAGAGGAAGGGGTAGAAACAAGTAA